In Musa acuminata AAA Group cultivar baxijiao chromosome BXJ2-3, Cavendish_Baxijiao_AAA, whole genome shotgun sequence, the following proteins share a genomic window:
- the LOC135607792 gene encoding carboxyvinyl-carboxyphosphonate phosphorylmutase, chloroplastic-like, which translates to MADSTVSVAVNGPRKTRMHRLIEEEGIVLMPGIYDALSAAVLQSLGFRAGFVSGYAVSASRLGMPDIGLLTPPEMADAARAICAAAPNVAFIVDADTGGGNALNVQRTVRDIIGTGAAGLFLEDQVWPKKCGHMQGKQVIPAHEHAAKIAAAREAIGDSDFFLIARTDARATAGGLSDAIARANLYMEAGADACFVEAPRSDDEMREVCKRTNGFRAANMLEGGYTPLHTPQELKELGFHLIVHSTTAVYASARALIDVLKVMKEEGTSRDQLHKLTTFEEFNSLIGLKKLNEIGARYDKFQVPSN; encoded by the exons ATGGCTGACTCCACGGTGAGCGTGGCGGTGAACGGCCCCAGGAAGACACGCATGCACCGCCTCATCGAGGAGGAAGGCATCGTGCTGATGCCGGGGATCTACGACGCGCTCTCTGCGGCCGTCCTCCAGAGCCTGGGCTTCCGTGCCGGCTTCGTCTCCGGCTACGCCGTCTCCGCCTCCCGCCTCGGCATGCCCGACATCGGCCTCCTCAC GCCGCCGGAGATGGCGGACGCAGCTCGAGCTATTTGCGCTGCAGCTCCTAACGTTGCCTTCATCGTTGATGCCG ACACCGGAGGTGGCAATGCTCTCAATGTCCAAAGGACTGTTCGAGATATAATTGGTACCGGTGCCGCTGGCTTGTTTCTTGAG GATCAAGTTTGGCCGAAGAAGTGCG GACATATGCAGGGTAAACAG gtgatacctgctcatgagcaTGCCGCAAAGATAGCAGCCGCAAGAGAAGCCATTGGGGACTCTGACTTCTTTCTCATCGCTCGAACTGATGCTCGTGCAACCGCCGGTGGCCTATCTGACGCCATTGCTCGGGCTAACCTCTACATGGAG GCAGGAGCAGATGCGTGCTTCGTGGAGGCACCGCGGAGCGACGACGAGATGAGGGAGGTCTGCAAGCGCACCAATGGTTTCAGGGCTGCCAACATGCTGGAGGGTGGGTACACCCCCCTGCACACGCCACAGGAGCTCAAGGAACTGGGATTCCACCTCATAGTGCACTCCACCACCGCCGTCTACGCGTCGGCTCGCGCGTTGATCGACGTCCTCAAAGTGATGAAGGAGGAAGGCACCAGCCGAGACCAACTCCACAAGCTGACCACCTTCGAGGAGTTCAACAGTTTGATCGGACTGAAGAAACTAAACGAGATCGGAGCCCGATACGACAAGTTCCAAGTTCCCTCCAACTGA